A stretch of Pygocentrus nattereri isolate fPygNat1 chromosome 8, fPygNat1.pri, whole genome shotgun sequence DNA encodes these proteins:
- the ubl3b gene encoding ubiquitin-like protein 3b encodes MTAQRESDTVNLRLILVSGKTQDFTFSPNDSATDIARHVFENWPAGWEEEQVSSPSILRLIFQGRFLHGNVTLGALKLPPGRTTVMHLVARETLPEPNSHGQRNREKTTESSCCLLL; translated from the exons GTGAACCTGCGACTGATCCTTGTGAGTGGGAAGACTCAGGACTTCACCTTCTCCCCAAATGACTCAGCCACAGACATTGCTCGTCACGTCTTTGAAAACTGGCCCGCAG gatGGGAAGAGGAGCAGGTGAGCAGCCCCAGTATCCTCAGACTCATCTTCCAGGGCCGTTTCCTACATGGCAATGTAACACTAGGAG CGCTGAAGTTGCCCCCTGGCCGAACAACTGTCATGCACTTGGTTGCCAGAGAGACGCTGCCAGAGCCCAACTCCCATG GCCAAAGAAACCGGGAGAAGACCACAGAAAGCAGCTGCTGCCTATTGCTGTAA